The Bemisia tabaci chromosome 8, PGI_BMITA_v3 genome has a segment encoding these proteins:
- the LOC140225285 gene encoding uncharacterized protein, translated as MVSVHNVNELAKVKKFQYLLTSLKGEALDLVKGLDITDSNYDVAWEILCQRFQCERRHIFHHFNGLLDLPEVKDVQQIPALLTKYREHTQALEGLDHKLSEYSSMLTAVMVQKLNNYFRKRFDDFRGTETKYPTIDSLVDFLEKECLQLDGSAAKSTKPKHKQPPSKQTLTASVKPKQSSSQQKCPCCTQDHPIYFCESFLAKSIPERRSFVKEKNLCFNCMKFNHSSSVCKNQYTCKTCHKRHNSLLHLEDTSNQDSSKPPKTAMVSNSKPKEYACILGTALVLVKDSFGGYQPVRGLIDSAAMSTFITKRCANKLGLKIHKEAPPISGLGNQAVNDIHGTVECEIKSRIESQPVFTSTATIMTKITTDLPNISLPNTMSKPLRTLILADPEWMKPGPVDLLIGADLYPHIYDGRKIILDENWPIALSSIYGWVMTGKFSAPHDATRIAAVTTSESAPITALLSINSEPIETCLRRHWEIEEPPSRPVKSPNDLLAEELFVEKHARDEIIECAGECNMELKKWSSNDPEILEDLPESNLKTPVEFSDADSSESLLGLQWQPSSDIFSFKVEKITPVYTKRGIASVVAQIFDPLGLISPIMLKGKQFLQQLWLLGIDWDEAVPLELQAQWKKYTEELIKISEIRIPRHVSLINGVKFDLVGFSDASKLGYSGNVYLRVESSSGEVKTSLLMAKTKVAPLKPMSIPRLELQGAALLTELLDAAHYICSMAHPIRKVFAYSDSTVVLSWLQTPPYRLKVFVANRVTRILEVLTPQHWGHVKSEDNPSDLASRGCMPDRLADNSLWWHGPKWLQEPEEKWPKLSPFDPESKAEIIDKLPDIVTLVQNKQESWEETFLKSFSGFVPLLRTTVWMLRFTHNTRHPSQKRTGQISSAELQEARHWWIKIIQGKEFKSEIKTLSEKKESPASLCKLRPFLDEQGLLRVGGRLRHSDMSYDFKFPILLPKNHHFTRLVIDYYHDMTLHGGPSSTLAAINQRFWIINGRAVVRSKLQKCIQCFKVRPKFTQPLMGDLPKWRVQAAYPFLNTACDYGGPFQVKENKLRNARQTKGYLALFICMATKAVHLEFVSELTTKAFEGALARFVSRRGLCKNMFSDNGTNFVGMNNSLKELYAFLKTNETSIAENLSKKEINWHFQPASAPNFGGLHEAGIKSAKHHLKRIMGTQIFTFEEMTTLVTRVEAIMNSRPLCPLSTDPSDMDALTPGHFLVGRPLNALPEENLTETPSNRVDRWGLINKASQHFWQTWKNEYINCLRQRSKWTQETDPIKIDDLVIIQDNNLPPQQWRLGRITKCFPGPDDVTRVVDVKTTTGTLRRPVSKLCRLPISSDKDQ; from the coding sequence atggTCTCTGTCCATAATGTAAATGAGTTAGCGAAAGTTAAAAAGTTCCAGTACCTTCTCACGTCATTGAAGGGCGAGGCACTGGACTTGGTAAAAGGGTTAGACATCACCGACTCAAATTATGATGTGGCTTGGGAAATATTATGTCAGCGCTTTCAATGTGAAAGaaggcatatttttcatcacttCAACGGGTTGCTTGACTTGCCAGAAGTGAAGGATGTCCAGCAAATTCCTGCACTTCTGACAAAATACAGGGAGCACACCCAGGCATTGGAGGGCCTCGATCACAAACTGTCCGAGTACTCTTCAATGCTCACTGCAGTCATGGTACAAAAGTTAAATAATTACTTTCGAAAACGGTTTGATGATTTTCGAGGCACGGAAACGAAATATCCCACCATCGATAGCCTAGTGGATTTCCTCGAAaaagagtgccttcaattagaTGGTTCGGCAGCCAAGTCAACTAAGCCGAAACACAAGCAACCACCATCAAAGCAGACACTCACGGCCTCAGTTAAGCCGAAACAGAGTTCGTCTCAACAAAAATGTCCATGCTGCACTCAAGACCATCCCATTTATTTTTGCGAATCATTTTTAGCTAAATCAATCCCTGAACGCCGATCATTCGTCAAAGAGAAAAACCTGTGTTTCAACTGCATGAAATTCAATCACTCCAGTTCGGTTTGTAAGAACCAATACACCTGCAAAACATGCCATAAAAGGCATAATTCACTTCTACACTTAGAAGACACGTCAAATCAAGATTCATCAAAACCTCCCAAGACAGCTATGGTTTCCAACTCAAAACCAAAGGAATACGCATGCATTCTAGGAACTGCTCTAGTTCTAGTCAAAGATTCATTTGGTGGTTATCAACCTGTCAGAGGACTCATCGACAGTGCTGCCATGTCTACATTTATAACTAAGCGCTGTGCAAACAAattgggtctaaaaatccacaAAGAAGCGCCTCCAATTTCAGGGTTAGGCAATCAAGCAGTCAATGATATTCATGGTACTGTGGAATGTGAGATCAAGTCTCGCATTGAATCGCAGCCAGTGTTCACATCAACAGCAACAATAATGACAAAAATCACCACCGATCTGCCAAATATAAGTCTTCCCAACACAATGAGCAAACCTCTCAGGACATTGATTTTGGCGGATCCAGAGTGGATGAAACCAGGCCCAGTAGATCTACTTATTGGAGCCGACCTGTATCCTCACATTTATGATGGCAGAAAAATCATTCTCGATGAAAATTGGCCAATAGCGCTAAGCAGCATTTATGGATGGGTTATGACGGGCAAATTTAGCGCCCCGCATGACGCAACACGCATAGCAGCAGTGACAACCTCAGAATCAGCACCAATCACTGCTTTGCTGTCCATCAATTCAGAACCAATTGAAACTTGCCTTCGACGACATTGGGAGATAGAGGAACCCCCGTCAAGGCCAGTCAAAAGTCCAAATGACCTCTTAGCTGAGGAACTTTTCGTGGAAAAACACGCAAGAGATGAAATAATCGAATGCGCCGGTGAATGCAACATGGAGCTGAAAAAGTGGTCAAGCAATGACCCAGAAATATTGGAGGACTTGCCGGAGTCCAATCTCAAAACTCCAGTAGAATTTTCAGATGCAGACAGTTCCGAATCGCTTCTCGGATTACAATGGCAGCCAAGCAGCGATATATTCTCATTCAAGGTTGAGAAAATCACACCGGTGTACACAAAAAGAGGTATCGCCTCAGTTGTCGCCCAAATCTTTGATCCACTTGGCCTGATATCACCAATTATGCTAAAAGGCAAGCAATTTCTTCAACAACTGTGGTTATTAGGCATAGATTGGGACGAGGCGGTGCCCCTCGAGCTTCAAGCACAGTGGAAAAAGTACACCGAAgaactcatcaaaatttccgagATCCGTATTCCGCGTCATGTGTCTCTGATCAATGGAGTAAAATTTGATCTTGTCGGTTTTAGCGACGCCAGTAAATTAGGATACAGCGGCAATGTGTATCTGAGGGTCGAAAGCAGCTCCGGTGAGGTCAAAACCAGCCTTTTAATGGCGAAAACTAAGGTGGCACCGCTCAAACCGATGAGCATCCCCAGGCTGGAGTTGCAGGGGGCGGCGCTATTAACAGAGCTACTAGATGCTGCTCACTACATATGTTCAATGGCTCATCCAATCAGGAAGGTGTTCGCCTATTCAGACTCCACAGTCGTCTTATCATGGCTCCAAACTCCTCCCTACCGGCTCAAAGTATTCGTCGCTAATCGAGTTACTCGAATTTTAGAAGTATTAACACCTCAACATTGGGGGCATGTCAAGTCTGAAGATAATCCGAGCGATCTGGCCAGCCGAGGCTGCATGCCAGACAGATTGGCCGACAACAGTTTATGGTGGCATGGACCAAAATGGTTGCAAGAGCCAGAagaaaaatggccgaagttgAGTCCATTTGACCCAGAAAGCAAAGCAGAAATCATCGACAAACTACCGGACATCGTCACGCTGGTACAAAATAAACAAGAATCATGGGAGGAAACTttcttaaaatcattttcaggATTTGTTCCTCTGCTCAGAACCACCGTTTGGATGTTGAGATTTACCCATAATACCCGGCATCCTTCCCAGAAAAGAACTGGACAGATTTCCAGTGCGGAGCTACAAGAAGCCCGGCACTGGTggataaaaattattcaaggCAAAGAATTTAAATCAGAGATCAAAACATTGAGCGAGAAAAAAGAGAGCCCTGCCTCTTTATGCAAACTTCGTCCTTTTTTAGATGAACAGGGATTATTGCGAGTCGGTGGTCGACTCAGGCACTCAGACATGAGCTACGACTTCAAATTTCCCATTTTATTGCCTAAAAATCATCATTTCACTCGACTGGTAATCGACTATTATCATGATATGACACTTCACGGCGGTCCCAGCTCAACTTTAGCAGCAATCAATCAGCGATTTTGGATAATTAATGGGCGTGCTGTAGTCAGATCTAAACTTCAAAAGTGCATCCAGTGCTTTAAAGTCAGACCAAAATTCACGCAGCCACTTATGGGCGATTTACCAAAATGGAGGGTTCAGGCAGCATATCCGTTTCTCAATACAGCGTGTGACTACGGCGGACCATTCCAAGTCAAAGAAAACAAGCTCAGAAATGCAAGGCAAACGAAGGGGTATCTAGCCCTATTTATTTGTATGGCTACTAAAGCAGTACACCTGGAATTTGTAAGCGAATTGACTACAAAGGCCTTTGAAGGGGCATTAGCTCGATTTGTCTCTCGCAGAGGATTATGCAAAAATATGTTCTCTGATAACGGTACCAACTTCGTAGGAATGAATAACTCTTTAAAAGAGCTATATGCATTcttaaaaactaatgaaacaagcATTGCGGAAAATCTAAGCAAAAAGGAAATCAATTGGCATTTTCAGCCCGCTTCCGCGCCAAATTTTGGTGGACTACATGAAGCAGGGATAAAATCCGCAAAACATCATCTCAAAAGAATCATGGGTACTCAAATTTTCACCTTCGAGGAAATGACTACACTCGTGACTCGAGTGGAGGCAATAATGAACTCTAGGCCGCTCTGCCCGCTATCAACAGATCCCTCAGATATGGACGCCTTGACCCCAGGTCATTTTCTTGTTGGTCGCCCACTCAACGCCTTACCCGAAGAAAATCTAACAGAAACCCCTTCTAATCGTGTGGATAGATGGGGCTTGATAAACAAAGCCAGTCAACATTTTTGGCAAACATGGAAAAATGAGTACATCAACTGTTTGAGGCAGCGATCAAAATGGACTCAAGAAACTGATccaataaaaattgatgatctCGTCATTATTCAAGACAATAATTTACCTCCTCAGCAATGGAGGTTAGGACGAATCACCAAGTGCTTTCCGGGccctgatgacgtcacacgCGTCGTCGATGTCAAGACCACCACGGGGACTTTACGGCGCCCGGTTTCCAAGCTTTGCCGCCTCCCCATAAGTTCAGACAAGGACCAATAG
- the LOC109042773 gene encoding uncharacterized protein, with the protein MSRVFTVQVALATFLLGSDRCFPPVSTILPSCARRFSTRPVPRSVFSANVCARVTVLRIFGVILCVLFTVFTITCSVKFTMLKRTKKILSAALRERDENSNIASEQENKNVFKKSVFKVKLLTDKENCSFGDKPSKKRPKIRSPLKALHFKNSEEVLTEKNSSSTTTEPAVSPVPVPVDPALLPLTPISSTTTETRGNDFFHDKSCSEEGLSSTSPTSGLSPINPESSSFNLPSSVSSVISVTAPLDIPVSPTVTNNPTTLIPCETETNNECGDSPPVNLEKTESSSLNLPSSVSSVISVTAPLDIPVSPKVTNNLTTLIPCETETNNESGNSSPVNLEKTESSSLNLPSSVSSVISVTAPLDIPASPTVTNNLTTLIPCETETNNGSGNSSPVNSEKTGKKRKARIDPAEKIIAKRKALSEKHPVLPFICTCKRNCLLNFNEERRSKINIQFWELNWCERKNFILHLCSKSEVIRRRQFSNEIRKNSFSYFLMTESGKLLEVCKGFFLTTLGFKPTNDRFVHDTLKVQDKSTILPVFNDGRGKAPSVKRSPWELVDEHIESFHPVISHYRREHAPNMRYLPSDISISIMHADWKQKYPNTPICYETYRRQVKKKRISFAKLGLEECESCEEFKLHEHKDVNNLQENCDVCRSWKQHIDLANAARKLYRQHADNDFSTNGTVCFSADLQKIIMLPRVDMFKKVLFLQRLIAYHETFAPVGTKCKKIQPHAFIWNEAITGRLKEDIISIFYKFFLMQRDATKIIVWLDNCAGQNKNWALLSFLVFIINSTQISATEIHFIYFEPGHSFMSADSFHHQVELALKRQGKTYDFGDFASAVAAANNGKNLVIPMQHQEFFNWVDYASQAKLKNAAVRVYLKDIVYLKAVRGDFQLYYKSSYDGDFKTLDFLKKIAAKTDGMPVPSHLSRPRGFPSAKKEKILSELKGIIPDNRKKFWLDLPDVSAE; encoded by the coding sequence ATGAGCCGCGTTTTTACTGTGCAGGTGGCGCTTGCGACGTTTTTGCTTGGGAGCGATCGGTGTTTTCCGCCAGTTAGCACGATTTTACCTAGCTGCGCTCGCCGTTTCTCCACCCGTCCCGTCCCCCGGTCTGTGTTTTCGGCAAATGTGTGTGCCCGCGTTACCGTTTTACGTATTTTTGGTGTGATTCTCTGTGTTTTATTCACTGTTTTTACGATAACGTGTAGTGTAAAATTCACAATGCTgaaaagaactaaaaaaatCTTGTCAGCGGCCCTCCGAGAAAGGGACGAGAATTCGAATATCGCGAGtgaacaagaaaataaaaatgtatttaaaaaaagtgtgttCAAAGTGAAATTATTAACTGATAAAGAAAATTGCTCTTTTGGTGATAAACCGTCAAAAAAACGCCCCAAAATCCGGTCACCGTTGAAAgctttacattttaaaaacagtgaaGAAGTGCTTACTGAGAAAAATTCCTCTTCAACCACGACAGAGCCTGCCGTCTCACCTGTTCCTGTTCCCGTTGATCCGGCTCTGCTTCCTTTAACTCCGATTTCATCTACAACTACAGAAACGCGAGGAAACGACTTTTTTCACGATAAATCCTGTTCCGAGGAAGGACTTTCTTCAACCTCACCAACCTCTGGTCTCTCACCTATCAATCCGGAAAGCTCATCGTTCAATCTGCCAAGTTCGGTGTCAAGTGTGATTAGTGTTACTGCCCCCCTGGATATTCCTGTGTCACCCACAGTCACGAATAATCCTACTACTTTGATTCCTTGTGAAACAGAAACTAATAATGAATGTGGTGATTCTCCTCCAGTAAATTTAGAAAAGACAGAAAGCTCATCGTTAAATCTGCCAAGTTCGGTGTCAAGTGTGATTAGTGTTACTGCCCCCCTGGATATTCCTGTGTCACCCAAGGTCACGAATAATCTTACTACTTTGATTCCTTGTGAAACAGAAACTAATAATGAAAGTGGTAATTCTTCTCCAGTAAATTTAGAAAAGACAGAAAGCTCATCGTTAAATCTGCCAAGTTCGGTGTCTAGTGTGATTAGTGTTACTGCCCCCCTGGATATTCCTGCGTCACCCACAGTCACGAATAATCTTACTACTTTGATTCCTTGTGAAACAGAAACTAATAATGGAAGTGGTAATTCTTCTCCAGTAAATTCAGAAAAGAcggggaagaaaagaaaagcccGCATCGACCCGGCCGAGAAAATAATCGCGAAAAGAAAAGCTCTTTCAGAAAAGCATCCAGTCTTACCATTTATTTGTACGTGTAAGAGAAATTGcttgttaaattttaatgaagaaagaaggtcaaaaataaatattcagttTTGGGAATTAAATTGGTgcgaaaggaaaaattttattttgcatttgtGCTCAAAATCGGAGGTAATCAGGAGGCGACAATTCTCgaatgaaattagaaaaaattcattttcctaTTTTCTAATGACTGAAAGTGGCAAACTTCTCGAAGTATGTAAGGGTTTTTTTCTTACAACTTTAGGATTCAAGCCAACAAATGATCGATTTGTGCATGATACTCTTAAAGTACAAGACAAAAGCACCATTCTACCTGTTTTTAACGACGGGCGAGGCAAAGCTCCATCTGTTAAAAGGAGTCCTTGGGAGCTCGTCGATGAGCATATTGAATCATTTCATCCAGTGATTTCTCATTATCGACGGGAACATGCTCCAAATATGCGTTATCTACCAAGTGATATTTCGATATCAATAATGCATGCGGATTGGAAGCAGAAATATCCGAACACCCCAATTTGTTATGAAACATACAGAAGGCAAGTTAAGAAGAAACGAATATCGTTTGCAAAGCTCGGGCTGGAGGAGTGTGAAAGCTGCGAAGAATTCAAGTTGCACGAGCATAAAGATGTGaataatttgcaagaaaattgtgACGTGTGTCGATCCTGGAAACAACACATAGACCTGGCAAACGCAGCCCGAAAATTATACCGGCAGCATGCGGACAACGACTTCAGCACAAATGGCACGGTATGTTTTTCAGCCGATCTCCAAAAGATCATAATGCTTCCTCGTGTCGATATGTTCAAAAAAGTGTTATTTTTACAACGGCTTATCGCCTACCATGAAACTTTTGCGCCAGTAGGaactaaatgtaaaaaaattcaacctcACGCTTTCATTTGGAATGAAGCCATAACTGGTCGATTGAAAGAGGATATAATCagcattttttacaaatttttcttgatgcaGAGAGATGCAACCAAAATCATAGTATGGCTAGATAACTGTGCcggccaaaataaaaattgggcACTTTTGAGTTTCCTCGTCTTCATAATTAATTCAACCCAAATTTCAGCGACTGagattcatttcatttattttgaacCGGGCCATTCTTTCATGTCAGCGGATAGCTTTCATCATCAGGTGGAGTTGGCTCTGAAGCGTCAAGGCAAAACTTATGATTTTGGAGATTTTGCCAGCGCCGTTGCCGCAGCAAACAATGGGAAGAACTTGGTAATTCCAATGCAGCATCAGGAGTTTTTCAATTGGGTAGATTATGCATCGCAAGCTAAATTAAAGAACGCCGCTGTAAGAGTTTACTTAAAAGACATTGTGTACTTAAAAGCAGTCCGCGGTGATTTTCAGCTATATTACAAATCTTCTTATGATGGAGACTTTAAaactttagattttttaaaaaaaattgcagcaaAAACAGACGGTATGCCTGTCCCAAGCCATCTTTCAAGGCCGCGCGGCTTTCCCTCTgctaaaaaggagaaaattttgtCAGAGTTGAAAGGAATAATTCCAGataataggaaaaaattttggtTGGATCTACCCGATGTTTCCGCTGAATAA